Proteins from a genomic interval of Stenotrophomonas maltophilia R551-3:
- a CDS encoding LysR family transcriptional regulator: MTTRPPPSPRFSYKSDRLKPLRAFCQTVRLGSVSRAAEALFVSQPAISLQLQALERELGVPLFERSGRRLVPSREGQLLYEMAQPLVENLDGLEARFRDKVRGLDAGELNIAANSSTILYLLPKIVERFRLHHPDVRLTLHNAISADGTDLLREDAADLAIGSMTDVPADLSYAPAYRFEQVLIAPHDHPLASGGELELADIARYPLVLPPKRQITYRLVDQVFQRHRIAYTVALEVGGWEVIKQYVAMGMGISIVPALCLNEADRERLAARSMKRWFPERSYGVIVRRGKALSAQARAFIELIQPELFSPRDYDQSGHSER, encoded by the coding sequence ATGACCACACGCCCCCCGCCAAGTCCGCGTTTTTCCTACAAATCCGACCGGCTGAAGCCGTTGCGCGCGTTCTGCCAGACCGTGCGCCTGGGCTCGGTCTCACGGGCAGCTGAGGCACTTTTCGTCAGCCAGCCGGCCATCAGCCTGCAGTTGCAGGCCCTGGAGCGTGAGCTGGGGGTGCCGTTGTTCGAGCGCAGCGGGCGCCGCCTGGTGCCCAGCCGCGAGGGTCAGCTGCTGTACGAAATGGCGCAGCCACTGGTGGAGAACCTGGACGGGCTGGAGGCGCGGTTCCGCGACAAGGTGCGCGGCCTGGACGCCGGCGAACTGAACATCGCCGCCAACAGCTCGACCATCCTGTACCTGCTGCCGAAGATCGTCGAACGCTTCCGCCTGCATCATCCGGATGTGCGGCTGACCCTGCACAACGCAATCAGCGCCGACGGCACCGACCTGCTGCGCGAGGACGCCGCTGACCTGGCGATCGGTTCGATGACTGATGTGCCTGCCGACCTCAGCTATGCCCCCGCCTACCGCTTCGAGCAGGTACTGATCGCCCCGCACGACCATCCGCTGGCCAGTGGCGGCGAGCTGGAGCTGGCCGACATCGCACGCTATCCGCTGGTGCTGCCGCCGAAGCGGCAGATCACCTACCGGCTGGTCGACCAGGTGTTCCAGCGCCACCGCATCGCCTACACCGTGGCGCTGGAGGTGGGCGGCTGGGAGGTGATCAAGCAGTACGTGGCGATGGGCATGGGCATTTCCATCGTGCCGGCGCTGTGCCTGAACGAGGCTGACCGCGAGCGGTTGGCGGCGCGGTCGATGAAGCGCTGGTTCCCCGAGCGCAGCTACGGGGTGATCGTGCGGCGTGGCAAGGCGTTGTCGGCGCAGGCGCGGGCTTTCATCGAGCTGATCCAGCCGGAGTTGTTCAGTCCGCGCGATTATGACCAGAGCGGGCATTCGGAACGATGA